One genomic region from Phycisphaeraceae bacterium encodes:
- a CDS encoding type II secretion system protein, whose amino-acid sequence MTKSTTSSFALASSTSACRRGFTLIELLVVIAIVALLIGILLPALAGARAIGRQCVELAAARQMMAASTMYTNDHAGRVLVGFPTNDMVRGASAPLDHEGNRIAGGASNEEIAKRYPWRIAPYLDYNFGGLYSYPIDFTLPDVRYRVSLYPTLGVNASFVGGSSRDFAFDSRIRQIYGPYFVTRLEEVRNPSGLMQFVSARGLNEGDTAIEGLDPRQQGYFLVRPPQLFAHTGRLWQPKYEAFATDVGTNSGFVALRHRSKAVSAMIDGHATMRDWDDLNDMRLWANLASGPGYVVAPR is encoded by the coding sequence GTGACGAAAAGCACTACATCTTCCTTTGCCCTGGCGAGCAGCACTTCGGCGTGCAGGCGAGGCTTTACGCTCATCGAGTTGCTCGTGGTCATTGCGATCGTGGCGCTGCTCATCGGGATACTGCTGCCAGCACTGGCCGGAGCGCGGGCGATCGGGCGGCAGTGTGTCGAACTCGCGGCAGCGCGGCAGATGATGGCAGCATCGACGATGTACACCAACGACCATGCTGGGCGTGTGCTCGTCGGGTTCCCGACCAACGACATGGTTCGGGGCGCAAGCGCGCCGCTTGACCACGAAGGCAATCGCATCGCGGGCGGAGCGTCGAATGAGGAGATCGCCAAGCGGTATCCGTGGCGGATCGCACCGTATCTCGATTACAACTTCGGCGGGTTGTATTCATATCCGATCGACTTCACGTTGCCGGATGTGCGCTACCGCGTGAGTCTGTATCCGACGCTTGGGGTGAACGCGAGTTTTGTCGGCGGGAGCAGCCGCGACTTTGCATTCGACAGCCGCATCCGCCAGATCTACGGGCCGTACTTCGTGACGCGGCTCGAAGAGGTGCGCAACCCGTCGGGGCTGATGCAATTCGTCTCGGCGCGCGGTCTCAATGAGGGCGATACCGCGATCGAAGGGCTCGACCCGAGGCAGCAAGGCTATTTTCTGGTGCGCCCGCCGCAGTTGTTTGCGCACACGGGAAGGCTGTGGCAACCGAAGTACGAGGCGTTCGCGACCGATGTTGGCACCAACTCGGGGTTCGTGGCGCTACGGCACCGAAGCAAGGCGGTCAGCGCGATGATCGACGGACACGCCACGATGCGCGACTGGGACGATCTGAACGACATGCGGCTGTGGGCGAACCTGGCGAGCGGGCCGGGGTATGTGGTCGCGCCGCGGTGA
- a CDS encoding tyrosine--tRNA ligase: protein MSDFLDELKWRGLIKDVTDEAGLRTHLAGGVRKIYAGLDPTADSLTIGNLVTIMALAHAKRAGHEAVVVMGGGTGLIGDPSGKSAERTLMTAETVEHNVRKQRPIFERVLGSVDGPAFVIRNNADWLTKISYIDALRDIGKYFSVNMMMQKESVRERLHNREQGISYTEFSYMILQAYDFLHLFREEGVTVQFGGSDQFGNIVAGMDLIRRVYAAEGEAHGACFGLTWPLVTKADGGKFGKTETGAIWLTAERTSPYAYYQFWLNASDDDALNWLKVFTFLPRERVEAIAASHAADPGKREAQRVLAMEATTILHGRAAAEQAEAAGKALFSGEIDTLDEATLREVFASVPSSDHAAALLAAGIDPVDLLVSTQLASSKREAREFVANGSVSVNGQKIGPETRISGHHLLFGSLIALRRGKKQWHLTRWA, encoded by the coding sequence GTGAGTGATTTTCTTGATGAACTGAAGTGGCGCGGGCTGATCAAGGATGTGACCGATGAGGCCGGGCTGCGCACGCATCTGGCGGGCGGGGTGCGGAAGATCTATGCCGGGCTCGATCCGACGGCTGACAGTCTGACGATCGGGAACCTGGTCACGATCATGGCACTCGCGCACGCCAAGCGGGCGGGGCACGAGGCGGTGGTGGTCATGGGCGGCGGCACGGGGCTGATTGGCGACCCATCGGGCAAGAGCGCCGAGCGGACGCTGATGACGGCCGAAACTGTGGAGCACAATGTGCGCAAGCAGAGGCCGATCTTCGAGCGCGTGCTCGGGAGCGTCGATGGGCCGGCGTTTGTGATTCGCAATAATGCGGACTGGCTGACGAAGATCTCGTATATCGATGCGCTGCGCGATATCGGCAAGTATTTCAGCGTGAACATGATGATGCAGAAAGAATCGGTGCGCGAGCGGCTGCACAACCGCGAGCAGGGGATCTCGTACACCGAGTTCAGTTACATGATTCTGCAGGCGTATGACTTTCTGCACCTGTTTCGCGAAGAGGGCGTGACGGTGCAGTTTGGCGGGAGTGATCAGTTTGGGAATATCGTGGCGGGGATGGATCTCATTCGGCGGGTTTATGCGGCTGAGGGTGAGGCGCATGGGGCATGTTTCGGCCTCACCTGGCCTCTGGTCACCAAGGCGGACGGCGGGAAGTTTGGCAAGACCGAGACCGGGGCGATCTGGCTGACGGCCGAGCGGACGAGCCCGTACGCATACTACCAGTTCTGGCTCAATGCGAGCGATGATGATGCGCTGAACTGGCTCAAGGTGTTTACGTTTCTGCCGCGCGAGCGGGTCGAGGCGATCGCGGCGTCGCACGCGGCCGACCCGGGCAAACGCGAGGCGCAGCGCGTGCTGGCGATGGAGGCGACGACGATTCTGCACGGGCGCGCGGCGGCCGAGCAGGCTGAGGCGGCGGGCAAGGCGCTGTTCTCGGGCGAGATCGACACGCTCGATGAGGCGACGCTGCGCGAGGTGTTTGCGAGCGTGCCATCGAGCGATCATGCTGCGGCGCTGCTTGCGGCGGGCATCGATCCGGTGGACCTGCTGGTAAGCACGCAACTGGCTTCGAGCAAGCGCGAGGCGCGGGAGTTTGTGGCGAATGGGTCGGTGAGTGTCAATGGACAGAAGATCGGGCCTGAGACGCGCATTTCGGGCCATCATCTCCTGTTTGGATCGCTGATTGCGCTGCGGCGGGGCAAGAAGCAGTGGCACCTGACGCGGTGGGCGTGA
- the pnp gene encoding polyribonucleotide nucleotidyltransferase: MTTHPLTLEREFGGRTLKIETGRIAKLASSALMLTYGGSTVLATVVRAEPRPGIDFFPLTVDYREKASAAGKFPGGFRKREGAPNEKEVLTMRMIDRPLRPLFPDGFIDEIQVQVWVMSHDGENDTDVLSATAAAAALSISDAPFEGPSATVRVGRIHTDDGPKFVINPTVSQMDYSDLDLVLAGHRDGVNMIEVGSAEVEESVVLEAIRFGQHHITTILDMVDELVKHAGKPTNPGTLALPPAEIADKVKKHCHAALMEARQIGGKTERGDRVSEIRKTFLDEHFPLNENGTFGDFRKSESDRNHAKEAFRTLEKKVTRQLIVEKGLRADGRGFKQIRPLEMEVGLFDRTHGSALFQRGETQSLVSCTLGTGRDEQIIDGLLPEYAKKFTLHYNFPPFCTGEAKRITGPGRREIGHGALAERSLLAILPSPEDFPYTVRIVSDITESNGSSSMASVCGGCLALMDAGVPILNTCAGISVGRFTDENGQKEVFVTDILGEEDFFGDMDFKVSGTRVGITGIQLDLKARGLNVDQIEVILEQARVGRLQIIEAMEAVIAKPRDTISPYAPRLITIRIDPDKIGKLIGPGGKTIRALQDKYGVSIDVDDSGTIILASPDARGIDGAKAEIEALCEEVKVGTIYEGKVVSTKDFGAFVELIPGTDGMCHISELADGYVAKVSDVVKVGDQIKVKVIQIDDQGRIKLSRKAAMAQLQADTVGASD; the protein is encoded by the coding sequence ATGACCACACACCCTCTCACCCTCGAACGCGAATTCGGCGGCCGAACTCTTAAAATCGAGACCGGACGCATCGCCAAACTCGCCAGCTCGGCATTGATGCTCACCTACGGCGGCAGCACGGTCCTCGCGACCGTCGTTCGCGCCGAGCCTCGCCCAGGTATCGACTTCTTCCCCCTCACCGTCGACTACCGCGAGAAGGCCTCGGCCGCCGGCAAGTTCCCCGGAGGCTTCCGCAAGCGCGAAGGCGCCCCCAACGAGAAGGAAGTCCTCACGATGCGGATGATCGATCGTCCGCTTCGCCCGCTCTTCCCCGATGGCTTCATCGATGAGATCCAGGTCCAGGTCTGGGTCATGAGCCACGACGGTGAAAACGACACCGATGTCCTCTCCGCCACCGCCGCCGCAGCCGCCCTCTCCATCAGCGACGCGCCCTTTGAAGGACCCAGCGCCACCGTGCGCGTCGGACGCATTCACACCGACGATGGCCCCAAGTTCGTCATCAACCCCACCGTCAGCCAGATGGACTATTCCGACCTCGATCTCGTCCTCGCCGGTCACCGCGACGGCGTCAACATGATCGAAGTCGGCTCGGCCGAAGTCGAAGAATCCGTCGTTCTCGAAGCCATCCGCTTCGGACAGCACCACATCACCACCATCCTCGATATGGTGGATGAACTCGTTAAGCACGCCGGCAAGCCCACCAACCCCGGGACTCTCGCCCTCCCCCCGGCTGAGATTGCCGACAAAGTCAAGAAGCATTGCCACGCTGCCCTTATGGAAGCACGTCAGATCGGTGGCAAAACCGAACGGGGCGATCGTGTCAGTGAAATCCGCAAGACCTTCCTCGACGAGCACTTCCCGCTCAACGAAAATGGCACCTTCGGCGACTTCCGCAAGAGCGAGTCAGACCGCAATCACGCCAAAGAAGCTTTCCGCACTCTCGAGAAAAAGGTCACTCGACAACTCATCGTCGAGAAGGGACTCCGGGCCGACGGTCGCGGGTTCAAACAGATCCGCCCCCTCGAAATGGAAGTCGGTCTCTTCGATCGCACACACGGGTCCGCACTCTTCCAGCGCGGCGAAACCCAGAGCCTCGTCTCCTGCACGCTCGGCACCGGACGCGATGAGCAGATCATCGACGGCCTCCTGCCCGAGTACGCCAAGAAGTTCACCCTTCATTACAACTTCCCCCCCTTCTGTACCGGCGAAGCCAAACGCATCACAGGCCCAGGCCGCCGCGAAATCGGACACGGCGCACTCGCCGAACGCTCGCTTCTGGCCATCCTCCCAAGCCCCGAGGACTTCCCCTACACAGTCCGCATCGTCAGCGATATCACCGAGTCCAATGGCTCCTCATCCATGGCGTCGGTCTGCGGCGGATGCCTTGCCCTCATGGACGCCGGCGTCCCCATCCTCAACACCTGCGCCGGCATTTCCGTCGGACGATTCACCGATGAAAACGGACAAAAGGAAGTCTTCGTCACCGATATCCTCGGCGAAGAAGACTTCTTCGGCGACATGGACTTCAAAGTCTCAGGCACGCGCGTCGGCATCACCGGAATCCAGCTCGACCTCAAGGCCCGCGGGCTCAATGTGGACCAGATCGAGGTCATTCTCGAACAGGCCCGCGTCGGTCGCCTCCAGATCATCGAAGCCATGGAAGCCGTCATCGCCAAGCCCCGCGATACGATTTCTCCCTACGCACCACGCCTCATCACCATTCGCATCGACCCCGACAAGATCGGCAAACTCATCGGCCCCGGGGGCAAGACCATCCGCGCCCTCCAGGACAAGTACGGCGTCTCCATCGATGTGGATGACAGCGGCACCATCATCCTCGCATCCCCCGACGCACGCGGTATCGACGGTGCCAAGGCCGAGATCGAAGCCCTCTGCGAAGAAGTCAAAGTCGGAACCATCTACGAAGGCAAAGTCGTCAGCACCAAGGACTTCGGCGCATTCGTCGAACTCATCCCAGGCACCGACGGCATGTGCCACATTTCCGAGCTCGCCGATGGCTATGTCGCGAAGGTGTCAGATGTTGTGAAGGTTGGAGACCAGATCAAGGTCAAGGTCATCCAGATCGACGATCAGGGTCGCATCAAACTCAGCCGCAAGGCCGCGATGGCTCAACTTCAGGCCGATACCGTTGGGGCTTCCGACTAA
- a CDS encoding pyridoxal phosphate-dependent aminotransferase → MTDTLSIARRVATMTPSVTVAITNRAKQMKEDGVDVLAFAAGEPDFDTPAPIKEAAIEALRAGQTKYMPTLGDNATRQAIADKLGKENGIPGLSAKHVAISSGGKHALFVAMHCLVDGSEGGREGGSEVILPVPAWVSYKPIAEMAGAKVVEIETTPESEFKITPEQLREAITPRSKVLILNSPSNPCGTMYSEEELRAIAEVVADASMNVAPGLVVLTDEIYEKIVYGGIAHFSIGSVPSIAERTLTLNGMSKAFAMTGWRVGYAAMPGDFGARFIGAMGTLQGQMTTNITSFVYPAIRRALTDPSVAESVEVMRQAFAKRAALTHERLSAIDGFRCVRPTGAFYAFPDVSEHFGRSSAKGRVIGSALDFAEALLEEARVAVVPGEDFGGCGEACVRLSFACGEEQISRGMDRIAEFVSALR, encoded by the coding sequence ATGACGGACACCCTTTCCATTGCCCGCCGCGTCGCCACGATGACCCCATCGGTCACGGTCGCCATCACTAATCGAGCCAAGCAGATGAAGGAGGATGGGGTGGATGTGCTGGCGTTCGCGGCCGGTGAGCCTGACTTCGACACCCCGGCCCCGATCAAGGAAGCTGCCATCGAGGCACTGCGGGCAGGGCAGACCAAGTACATGCCGACGCTGGGCGACAATGCCACCAGACAGGCGATCGCTGATAAGTTGGGCAAGGAAAACGGGATTCCGGGGCTTTCGGCCAAGCATGTGGCGATCTCTTCTGGAGGCAAGCATGCGTTGTTTGTCGCGATGCACTGCCTGGTCGATGGGAGCGAGGGCGGGCGCGAGGGTGGCTCGGAAGTCATCCTGCCGGTGCCCGCGTGGGTCAGTTACAAGCCGATCGCGGAAATGGCAGGCGCGAAAGTCGTCGAGATCGAAACCACACCCGAGTCGGAGTTCAAGATCACTCCGGAGCAGTTGCGTGAGGCTATCACGCCTCGAAGCAAGGTGCTGATCCTTAACTCGCCGAGCAATCCGTGTGGCACGATGTACAGCGAAGAAGAGTTGCGCGCGATTGCAGAGGTCGTGGCCGACGCCAGCATGAATGTCGCGCCGGGGCTGGTGGTGCTGACCGATGAGATTTACGAGAAGATTGTGTATGGCGGCATTGCACACTTTTCGATCGGATCGGTGCCTTCGATCGCCGAGCGCACGCTGACGCTCAATGGCATGAGCAAGGCGTTTGCCATGACGGGTTGGCGCGTGGGATATGCGGCGATGCCGGGGGACTTCGGTGCCAGATTTATCGGTGCGATGGGCACGCTGCAGGGGCAGATGACGACGAACATCACCAGTTTCGTGTATCCAGCAATCCGGCGTGCATTGACGGACCCGAGTGTGGCCGAGTCGGTCGAAGTCATGCGGCAGGCGTTTGCGAAACGTGCGGCGCTGACGCATGAGAGGCTCAGCGCGATCGATGGATTTCGCTGTGTTCGGCCTACGGGTGCGTTCTATGCGTTTCCGGATGTATCCGAGCACTTTGGTCGCTCGTCGGCGAAGGGGCGTGTAATCGGTTCGGCGCTCGATTTTGCCGAGGCGCTGCTTGAGGAAGCGCGCGTCGCGGTGGTGCCGGGCGAAGACTTCGGCGGGTGCGGCGAGGCGTGCGTGCGGCTGTCGTTTGCGTGCGGCGAAGAGCAGATCTCGCGCGGCATGGACCGCATCGCGGAGTTTGTCAGCGCGCTGCGGTGA
- a CDS encoding PA0069 family radical SAM protein: MPPAAPDPDFAYRHALPQGPAHRRGAGVNPGNRFETVSLSILGEELDRQMVEREQEDGQPVRVERRVYADRTQTIINRVSRASDMPFDWTLNPYRGCEHGCVYCYARPYHEYLGFNCGLDFETKLVAKPDAAQLLEAELAAPSWKAEPIVMSAITDIYQPIEHEMRLARQCLEVLADCRQPVSTMTKSAMVLRDCDLWAKLAAFGAGRVTITLVTLDNDLARALEPRASAPSARLRAIRELTAAGVPVTVNIAPVIPGLTDTEVPAILEASAEAGAVGVTWILLRLPWQVKEVFLDWLARSVHPSRAAKVEAHIRATQGGRLYDSSVRSLRGRGTGVLAAQIRQTFKVFSRRYGISEKFTPLSGASFRPPSSGQMRLFE; encoded by the coding sequence ATGCCTCCCGCCGCTCCTGATCCCGACTTCGCCTATCGCCACGCTTTGCCTCAGGGGCCTGCTCACCGCCGCGGCGCGGGGGTCAATCCCGGCAATCGGTTTGAGACGGTCAGCCTCTCGATCCTCGGCGAAGAGCTCGACCGGCAGATGGTCGAGCGCGAACAAGAGGATGGGCAGCCTGTGCGTGTCGAGCGGCGAGTCTACGCCGACCGCACGCAGACGATCATCAACCGAGTCTCCCGCGCGAGCGATATGCCGTTCGACTGGACACTCAATCCGTATCGCGGGTGCGAGCATGGGTGTGTGTATTGCTATGCGAGGCCTTATCACGAATACCTCGGCTTCAATTGCGGGCTCGACTTCGAGACCAAACTGGTCGCCAAGCCCGACGCGGCGCAACTTCTCGAAGCCGAACTGGCAGCACCATCATGGAAGGCCGAACCGATCGTGATGAGCGCGATCACGGACATCTACCAGCCGATCGAGCACGAGATGCGCCTCGCGCGGCAGTGCCTTGAAGTGCTGGCCGACTGTCGCCAGCCCGTCTCGACCATGACCAAGAGCGCAATGGTGCTGCGCGATTGCGATCTGTGGGCGAAGCTCGCTGCGTTCGGAGCGGGGCGGGTGACGATCACGCTGGTGACGCTGGACAATGATCTGGCGCGTGCGCTCGAGCCGCGAGCCTCTGCTCCGTCGGCGCGGCTGCGTGCGATCCGCGAGCTGACGGCGGCGGGTGTGCCTGTGACGGTCAACATCGCTCCGGTGATTCCAGGGCTGACAGATACTGAAGTGCCTGCGATTCTCGAAGCGTCGGCCGAAGCGGGCGCGGTCGGGGTGACATGGATCCTGCTGCGTCTGCCGTGGCAGGTCAAGGAAGTGTTCCTGGACTGGCTCGCGCGCAGTGTGCATCCGTCGCGGGCGGCGAAAGTCGAGGCGCACATCCGCGCGACGCAGGGCGGGCGGTTGTATGACTCGAGCGTGCGCAGCCTGCGCGGCCGAGGCACCGGAGTGCTGGCTGCACAAATCCGCCAGACTTTCAAGGTCTTTTCGCGTCGCTACGGCATAAGTGAAAAGTTCACGCCATTGAGTGGAGCATCCTTCCGACCTCCGAGCTCGGGGCAGATGCGTCTGTTTGAGTGA
- a CDS encoding RHS repeat-associated core domain-containing protein, with the protein MFSVRRIIGDDWGSTSHSVWLRERASLELDYAAYGEPDAIVGLSTDPWMDLTGDGEVDIFFDMQAFMAHLSAEDPEADRNNDSEWDFYDVQFFLADLSTALQPLSPTGRRNAEENPFGLAGYRHDAITGLYHVRHRVLDPEQGRWLQRDPAGFVDGGSLYLYAGGTPILASDPIGLWVVRRNGQPTATARTEAKGARGSDDDYDTIFELASELGLEHGKFSKWISSHPQPVKTVHRGDVSFRDISGSDQLCPDQNFSIPNTIFTFRTRLEIRKRQIDQMRAHKYYVLTVSGSGRGVLLYQWMMASRRGELFGIYLDAHSDGSNWWENHIMENRPISFSQMAGLAGYGLSVGYIAACDCGWDPFRTTPYFHFAHDLLMSTNHRDYYPDFVPSGTYDGEFIPYLHDDRNRIRREWGDPRAIR; encoded by the coding sequence ATGTTCAGCGTCCGACGCATCATCGGCGACGACTGGGGCAGCACGAGCCATTCGGTGTGGCTGCGCGAGCGGGCGAGCCTCGAGTTGGACTACGCGGCCTACGGCGAGCCGGACGCGATCGTGGGCCTGTCGACCGATCCGTGGATGGATCTCACCGGCGACGGCGAGGTCGATATCTTCTTCGACATGCAGGCGTTCATGGCCCACCTGTCGGCTGAGGATCCCGAGGCGGATCGCAACAACGACAGCGAATGGGATTTTTATGACGTGCAGTTTTTTCTGGCGGACCTGTCGACGGCGCTGCAGCCGCTGAGCCCGACGGGCAGGCGGAACGCTGAAGAGAACCCGTTCGGGCTGGCGGGCTACCGCCACGACGCGATCACAGGGCTGTACCATGTGCGGCACCGCGTGCTGGACCCGGAGCAGGGAAGGTGGCTACAGAGGGACCCGGCGGGGTTTGTGGATGGGGGGAGTTTGTATCTCTATGCTGGCGGTACGCCGATTCTCGCGAGTGATCCTATTGGACTGTGGGTTGTGAGACGCAATGGTCAACCAACCGCGACTGCCAGAACGGAGGCCAAGGGCGCTAGAGGGTCTGATGATGATTATGATACGATTTTTGAGCTGGCCTCGGAACTGGGCTTGGAACATGGGAAATTTTCAAAGTGGATTTCTTCCCATCCGCAGCCAGTGAAGACTGTTCATCGCGGCGATGTATCTTTTCGCGACATTTCGGGCTCCGATCAGTTGTGTCCAGACCAGAATTTCTCGATTCCCAATACGATTTTCACATTTCGTACTCGACTCGAGATTCGAAAGAGGCAAATTGATCAGATGCGTGCACATAAATATTACGTCTTAACGGTCAGCGGATCAGGTCGCGGTGTATTGTTGTACCAGTGGATGATGGCGAGCCGGCGAGGAGAATTGTTTGGTATATACCTTGACGCCCACTCCGATGGCAGCAACTGGTGGGAAAATCATATCATGGAGAACAGGCCAATTTCCTTCAGTCAAATGGCAGGTTTGGCCGGATACGGCTTATCGGTTGGTTATATCGCTGCATGTGATTGTGGATGGGATCCGTTCAGAACGACCCCGTACTTTCACTTTGCACACGATCTTCTTATGTCAACAAACCATCGAGACTATTATCCTGACTTTGTTCCCTCTGGTACCTATGACGGCGAGTTTATTCCGTACCTGCATGATGATCGAAATAGGATTCGTCGAGAATGGGGTGATCCAAGAGCTATTCGATGA
- a CDS encoding site-specific DNA-methyltransferase, with protein sequence MKPAETAPASVDPVRVLLAELVGKEKLDLTIPKLARDPAAIRKIEAAVREKETSHELILGDARRATRLEPNSVHLVVTSPPYWILKEYNDHEAQLGHVADYEEFMAGLDEVWTNCYNALVPGGRLIINVGDVCLSRRRNNGRHTVVPLHATIQERCKAIGYDNLAPIIWHKIANANYEVSGGGGFLGKPYEPNAVIKNDIEFILMQRKPGGYRSPTSEERILSIISSENYQTWFRQIWSDLRGTSNPRHPAPYPLEFAERLVRMFSFVGDRVLDPFMGTGTTNLACARWGRNSIGIELDPAYFGLAKDRLAAHGSDLYLTSTITTRVA encoded by the coding sequence ATGAAACCAGCCGAAACAGCGCCTGCATCCGTAGATCCCGTTCGTGTTCTGCTTGCGGAACTGGTCGGCAAGGAGAAGCTGGACCTGACAATCCCAAAACTCGCGCGCGATCCGGCAGCCATCAGAAAGATTGAAGCCGCCGTGCGTGAAAAAGAGACTTCTCACGAGCTCATCCTTGGCGATGCTCGAAGAGCCACCCGTCTGGAGCCCAACTCCGTCCATCTTGTCGTCACCAGCCCGCCGTATTGGATCCTCAAAGAGTACAACGATCACGAAGCCCAGCTCGGGCATGTCGCAGACTATGAGGAGTTCATGGCAGGACTCGACGAGGTCTGGACCAACTGCTATAACGCATTGGTGCCGGGCGGGCGACTCATCATCAATGTGGGGGATGTGTGTCTGTCTCGCCGACGCAACAACGGTCGGCACACCGTGGTTCCGCTCCACGCCACCATTCAGGAACGCTGCAAAGCGATCGGCTACGACAATCTGGCTCCGATCATCTGGCACAAGATCGCCAACGCCAACTACGAAGTGTCGGGCGGAGGCGGATTCCTCGGCAAGCCCTATGAACCTAACGCCGTCATCAAGAATGACATCGAGTTCATCCTGATGCAGCGCAAGCCTGGCGGCTATCGCAGCCCGACCAGTGAAGAACGCATCCTCAGCATCATCAGCAGCGAGAACTACCAGACATGGTTCAGACAGATCTGGTCCGACCTGCGCGGCACATCGAATCCGCGACACCCGGCACCATATCCACTCGAGTTCGCCGAACGTCTTGTTCGCATGTTTTCCTTTGTCGGAGATCGTGTGCTCGATCCATTCATGGGCACGGGCACAACCAATCTCGCCTGCGCACGCTGGGGACGCAACAGTATTGGAATCGAGCTTGATCCGGCGTACTTCGGACTGGCCAAAGATCGGCTCGCGGCTCACGGAAGTGATCTGTACCTGACTTCGACCATCACGACGAGGGTTGCATGA
- the rpsO gene encoding 30S ribosomal protein S15 yields the protein MPLTTQETADIVAKFGRTTTDTGSPEVQIAVLTARIQQLAGHIREHKLDMHNRRGLVLMVGKRNRLLRYLQRTNREKYLETIAALGLRK from the coding sequence ATGCCTCTCACGACTCAGGAAACCGCCGATATTGTTGCAAAGTTTGGACGCACCACCACCGACACCGGCTCGCCCGAAGTTCAGATCGCCGTCCTCACCGCCCGCATTCAACAACTCGCCGGGCACATCCGCGAGCACAAGCTCGATATGCACAACCGTCGCGGCCTCGTCCTCATGGTTGGCAAACGCAACCGCCTCCTGCGGTACCTCCAGCGCACCAACCGCGAGAAGTATCTCGAAACCATCGCAGCACTCGGCTTGCGCAAGTAA
- a CDS encoding CBS domain-containing protein: MDTVRQIIGEGGQSVHSVAPTDTVLTAAQRMNDHHIGSLVVLDGSKLVGIVTERDVMRRVVATQRDPMETSVREIMTADVLTCSPKTSISQAKAVMRDRRIRHLPVCEHDRLVGIISIGDLNAFENHQLCTTLDMLEAYISQA; this comes from the coding sequence ATGGATACCGTCAGGCAGATCATTGGAGAAGGCGGGCAGAGTGTGCATTCGGTCGCGCCGACCGACACTGTTCTGACCGCGGCCCAGCGGATGAACGATCATCACATCGGTTCGCTGGTGGTGCTCGATGGGTCGAAGCTCGTCGGCATTGTCACGGAGCGCGACGTGATGCGGCGCGTGGTGGCAACGCAGCGCGATCCGATGGAGACGAGCGTTCGCGAGATCATGACGGCCGACGTTCTGACGTGCAGCCCCAAGACTTCGATCAGTCAGGCCAAGGCTGTGATGCGCGACCGGCGCATTCGCCACCTGCCGGTGTGTGAACATGATCGGCTGGTGGGCATCATCTCGATCGGCGATCTCAACGCCTTCGAGAACCATCAGTTGTGCACGACGCTGGACATGCTCGAGGCGTATATCTCGCAGGCGTGA